DNA from Leptospira mayottensis 200901116:
GAAATCGGAGAGATTAAAACCTTACAGGAATATGCTCCTCTTCGTTCCATTTTTGAGTTTGTAGAAAAACGTATAGACGAGGGGGTTTCCGGTTATATTGGAAAACAAATTACTAGCAGGCTGCAGAGCTTGGATCCTAAGGATCTGAGAAAAAATTTGGAATGGAAAACCCGGAATGTCTTAGAAACGATTCGGATTAATGGAAGTATCCTGGGATTTTTTTTAGGGAGTGTCACTGGGCTCGTAAAATTTTTTTTTTGGAATTGAAATTCTAAGCGTTATAGAAAACTGAGAGCATGCAGCAGAAGAATACTCATATTATGAAGTGCCGTTTGAAGTAAATTGTATGCAAATATTATAATCGATAGATGAAAAAGGAGGTTCAAAATATTGCTGTCGTACCTGCGATTTTGCAGGATATTAAAGATTATGTTTTCGATTTATGTAATGTACGAATTTTGAATTTTCAAATGGAAAATGAGAGTTTGGAATATGGGGCTTCCACTTTTAATATTGGAAATTTAAAGATTACTTTTCGATTGGCGAAAATAACTCCTACTAAAATTGGTCAGTTTGTCACATTATGGAAGCGAAATAGTGAAGGACATATTCGACCTTTTGATATTCATGATTTAACGGATTATGTTATTATCGGGATAAAAGATAAAAATCTTTCCGGGCAGTTTATCTTTCCGAAACGAATCTTATGCGATAGAGGTATAATCTCCGATAAAAAAGAAGGTAAGAGAGGTTTTAGAATTTATCCTCCATGGGATTTTCCGGATAATAAACAGGCTCAACGGACGCAGAAGTGGCAATTAAGTTATTTCTTTGAAAACTCTAAAACGAAATCAGTAGATATTGTTCGTGTGAGAAATCTGCTAAATATCGGAAATTAGAATTCCGTAAAACGGAATTGTATGAAGGTATATTCTAAAGTTGTTTTATTTTACCGTGGGTTAACAAATGCGGAGACGATAGAGGCTATCTCTGGAATAGTCCATCACGGTACAAGCCTTCGATAGGTTTCCCAAAGTCTCTGTTAACTTTAAAAGTCCCGGAACGCGCCCCTTAGAAGCGTTCTGTTGAGTTGCTACTTGTTTTTGATTATTTTTTATGCTGTGTGTCAGTTGTTTCTCCTTATTTATTTTAAGGAGTGTAAGATCAACTTTTAACTATTACATTTTAGCATGAAATTTGCGAGCCATTCACCAAGATTTTCTTACCCTGAACTCACGTTTTTTTAATAAGAATTCCATCAGATAGGATTTAATTTTTCTTGTTCTGAAAAACTATTTCGTATAAAAATAAACTTAAAATCGCCTTCGAACTTTCAAACGATCAGATTCAATCACTACGGATATGGATTCAAAAAAAATAAATTTTAAGGATGTAGACGATTACATCAGCCGTTTTCCCGGAGATATACGGAAAATTTTAGAAGAATTGCGATCCGTTATTAAAAAATCGGCGCCTAAAGCTGAAGAGAAGATCAGCTATCAAATACCTGCATACGTGTTTCACGGTAATTTAGTCTATTTTGCCGCGTATAAAAAACATATTGGGTTTTACCCGACTTCGAGCGGAATCAGGGCGTTTCAAAACGAATTAATCGGGTATAAAACTTCGAAGGGTGCAGTTCAGTTTCCGATCGATCGACCTTTGCCTCTT
Protein-coding regions in this window:
- a CDS encoding MepB family protein, whose product is MKKEVQNIAVVPAILQDIKDYVFDLCNVRILNFQMENESLEYGASTFNIGNLKITFRLAKITPTKIGQFVTLWKRNSEGHIRPFDIHDLTDYVIIGIKDKNLSGQFIFPKRILCDRGIISDKKEGKRGFRIYPPWDFPDNKQAQRTQKWQLSYFFENSKTKSVDIVRVRNLLNIGN
- a CDS encoding iron chaperone, which gives rise to MDSKKINFKDVDDYISRFPGDIRKILEELRSVIKKSAPKAEEKISYQIPAYVFHGNLVYFAAYKKHIGFYPTSSGIRAFQNELIGYKTSKGAVQFPIDRPLPLKLIAKIVKYRVKENTKEKDKKS